In a genomic window of uncultured Flavobacterium sp.:
- a CDS encoding DUF5777 family beta-barrel protein, which translates to MKNFLVTICLFLVTMSYSQDDLLKSLDSTQVVDTYSTATFKALQLVTLQTTKMAGKKEFYFVVSHRFGSVKDGFDSFFGLDNATTKLGGIYGVTDWLSVSLSRHTLNKMYETGLKYRMARQSDNFPVDIVGYSVADINTFLEKEQYPRLEFKDRMTYVQQLLISRKIGQKLSLELVPSFVHKNLYNPDIERDNQFSFGGGGRYKITKRLSVNLEYMHNFDKPEFYKNPLSVGLDVETGGHVFQLIFTNSQSMSESGYLTNASGNWGKGDFFFGFNLYRVF; encoded by the coding sequence ATGAAAAATTTTCTAGTTACAATCTGCCTTTTTTTAGTCACGATGTCCTATTCGCAAGATGATTTATTAAAAAGTCTTGATTCTACTCAAGTAGTAGACACGTATTCTACCGCAACTTTCAAAGCTTTACAGCTGGTAACATTACAGACCACAAAAATGGCTGGAAAAAAAGAATTCTACTTTGTGGTTTCTCACCGTTTTGGAAGCGTTAAAGATGGTTTTGACAGTTTCTTTGGTCTTGATAATGCAACTACAAAACTGGGCGGTATTTATGGCGTTACAGATTGGTTGTCTGTTAGTCTTTCGAGACATACACTAAACAAGATGTATGAAACCGGATTAAAATACAGAATGGCAAGACAAAGCGATAATTTCCCGGTTGACATTGTTGGTTACAGCGTTGCAGATATTAATACGTTTTTAGAAAAAGAACAATATCCGCGCTTAGAATTTAAAGATCGTATGACTTATGTGCAACAATTACTGATTTCCAGAAAAATAGGTCAAAAACTTTCCTTAGAATTAGTGCCTTCATTTGTACACAAAAACCTTTACAATCCAGATATCGAAAGAGACAATCAGTTTTCTTTTGGAGGAGGCGGACGTTATAAAATCACCAAAAGATTGTCTGTTAATTTAGAATACATGCACAATTTTGACAAACCTGAATTTTACAAAAATCCACTTTCTGTAGGTCTTGATGTCGAAACTGGCGGACACGTATTTCAGTTAATCTTTACCAATTCGCAATCCATGAGTGAGAGCGGATATCTTACCAATGCTTCCGGAAATTGGGGCAAAGGAGATTTCTTTTTCGGTTTTAACCTCTACCGAGTATTTTAA
- a CDS encoding cytochrome c gives MKKTLALTILLAAFASCSDSDTYQDIEKPIDSGNPPTNPTGPTNPTTPTALTYNKDVKSIIDANCVSCHQNGRSAGFRPLTTFAEVKVAVESAGLLTRIQLQNGQQGIMPQGGRMSQTNIDAIVKWNTDGLKEN, from the coding sequence ATGAAAAAAACACTAGCACTTACAATTTTACTGGCAGCTTTTGCAAGCTGTAGTGATTCTGATACTTACCAGGATATTGAAAAACCAATAGATTCAGGAAATCCGCCAACAAATCCTACTGGTCCTACTAATCCAACAACTCCAACAGCGCTTACTTATAATAAAGATGTAAAATCTATTATTGATGCAAATTGTGTGAGCTGTCATCAAAATGGAAGATCTGCAGGTTTTAGACCTTTAACCACTTTTGCCGAAGTTAAAGTAGCGGTTGAAAGCGCTGGTTTATTGACTAGAATTCAGTTGCAAAATGGCCAGCAAGGTATTATGCCTCAAGGCGGAAGAATGTCTCAGACCAATATTGACGCAATCGTAAAATGGAATACTGACGGACTAAAAGAAAATTAA
- a CDS encoding AraC family transcriptional regulator, translating to MIFTILLSIAIFQGIVLGLIILKSPLFYSIANKYLSYAIFTLSLLILNLVLERLELYEPLPVLRFIDDIEWMFVFPVFIFLFIVHQVNHPIKNSKKNLLLFIPFFYSTITNVFYDCDVVAHIFKIPNSLKTTLEFLGNYDLYIIMIFLPFMAIYTYRFIKFSKDKQEKKWITFLWSQTFIVSLSWLLAVLVFLFFEYDISRFMVILALLSTLLIHLTSFYGIFKYRLASDQEGIAALLNKKIPAFAEDLSEDIILKKESEVTNLEFLTKENPYFKKLETLCEVHQIYRDHTLNREKVAEQLGISSGYVSQVVNAITGDNFANYINNYRVEAVKKMILDSEYEKYSLLAIGLESGFTSKTTFHNAFKKATGMTPNTYRNTNK from the coding sequence TTGATTTTTACTATACTTCTTAGCATCGCAATTTTTCAGGGAATAGTTCTGGGTTTAATAATTTTAAAATCGCCATTATTTTATAGCATTGCAAACAAATACTTGTCTTATGCAATATTTACACTCTCGTTGCTTATTCTAAATCTTGTACTCGAAAGATTAGAATTATATGAGCCTTTACCCGTTTTACGTTTTATCGATGACATCGAATGGATGTTTGTTTTCCCCGTTTTTATTTTTCTATTTATCGTACATCAGGTAAATCATCCGATAAAGAATTCAAAAAAAAATCTACTGCTTTTTATTCCATTTTTTTATTCGACCATTACAAATGTATTTTATGATTGTGATGTTGTAGCGCATATTTTTAAAATTCCGAATTCACTAAAAACTACATTGGAATTTTTAGGTAACTATGATCTTTACATCATTATGATATTCCTGCCGTTTATGGCAATATATACGTATCGATTTATCAAATTTTCGAAAGACAAACAAGAAAAGAAATGGATCACATTTTTATGGTCACAGACATTTATAGTATCACTTTCGTGGTTATTAGCCGTTTTAGTATTCTTGTTTTTCGAATATGACATTTCTCGTTTTATGGTTATTCTGGCGCTGCTTTCGACGCTTTTAATTCATCTTACCTCCTTTTATGGCATCTTTAAATATAGACTTGCGAGCGATCAGGAAGGAATAGCTGCTTTACTAAATAAAAAAATTCCCGCTTTCGCTGAAGATTTATCAGAAGATATTATCCTTAAAAAGGAAAGCGAAGTAACCAATTTAGAATTTCTCACAAAAGAAAATCCTTATTTCAAAAAGCTGGAAACACTTTGCGAAGTACATCAAATTTACAGAGATCATACTTTAAACCGCGAAAAAGTTGCAGAACAATTAGGCATAAGTTCCGGTTATGTTTCTCAAGTTGTAAATGCAATTACGGGAGATAATTTTGCAAATTACATCAACAACTATCGTGTCGAAGCGGTTAAAAAAATGATTCTGGATTCGGAATACGAAAAGTACAGTCTTCTCGCAATTGGTTTGGAATCTGGTTTTACTTCGAAAACTACATTTCATAATGCATTCAAAAAAGCAACCGGAATGACTCCAAATACCTATCGGAATACCAATAAATAA
- a CDS encoding YceI family protein codes for MKKSFLNLFVLLLIIVANTDGFAQKLITKTGSIKFQASTPNNEEVAAENKSVSAVLDQSTGDFAALVLIKGFRFKVALMEEHFNENYMESEKFSKATLKGKIDDFDISKITNTAKNFTLKGDLTIHGKTKPVTVIVKISKAANGVIAVGSFEVKPEDYDIEIPNLVRKKIANKIKISYNFLLTN; via the coding sequence ATGAAAAAATCATTTCTAAATTTATTTGTACTACTGCTTATTATTGTGGCAAATACAGATGGATTTGCTCAAAAACTGATCACAAAAACAGGAAGTATAAAATTTCAGGCTTCAACGCCAAATAATGAAGAAGTTGCTGCCGAAAACAAAAGTGTATCTGCAGTTTTGGACCAATCAACGGGAGATTTTGCTGCATTGGTTCTTATAAAAGGTTTTCGTTTTAAGGTTGCTTTAATGGAAGAACATTTCAATGAAAATTATATGGAATCTGAGAAGTTTTCAAAAGCAACTTTAAAAGGTAAAATAGACGATTTTGATATTTCGAAAATTACAAACACGGCTAAAAATTTTACTTTAAAAGGAGATCTTACGATTCACGGAAAAACAAAACCTGTTACCGTAATTGTAAAAATTTCAAAGGCTGCCAACGGAGTAATTGCCGTTGGTTCATTTGAAGTAAAACCGGAAGATTATGATATCGAAATACCAAATCTTGTCAGAAAAAAAATTGCTAATAAGATAAAAATCAGTTACAACTTTCTACTAACCAATTGA
- a CDS encoding CopG family transcriptional regulator, whose translation MPRQSISLTAPNEEWLKNQVDTEEFNSKSEAINYLIKQARSQEEYYEFVRAKIDKGEKSGLTKKQTREEMLAEFKKDLP comes from the coding sequence ATGCCACGACAAAGTATATCATTAACTGCACCTAATGAAGAGTGGTTAAAAAATCAGGTTGATACAGAAGAGTTTAATAGTAAAAGCGAAGCTATTAATTATTTGATTAAACAAGCGCGTTCACAAGAAGAATACTATGAGTTTGTGAGGGCTAAAATAGATAAGGGAGAAAAAAGCGGTTTAACGAAAAAACAAACCAGAGAAGAAATGTTAGCAGAATTTAAAAAAGACCTGCCCTAA
- a CDS encoding TetR/AcrR family transcriptional regulator, with protein sequence MLTKAEKTKQFILETAVPLYNEKGISGVNIDDVLEATKLTKGCLYGHFENKEDLTEQVIDLSLKMVSDKIRAAVYSGKTIKGKIFAFLDFYKNPIETFISGGCPIFNTAVESDDNYPFIKEKVAKVLKNGQLELTALLQEGINIGEFSNKLDPAVFAFKLVASVEGGIVMCRVMNTAKPMQGLVKSLKNELEQYVI encoded by the coding sequence ATGCTTACAAAAGCCGAAAAGACAAAACAATTTATATTAGAAACTGCAGTGCCGCTTTATAATGAAAAAGGCATTTCGGGAGTTAATATTGATGATGTTTTGGAGGCAACTAAGCTTACAAAAGGTTGTCTTTACGGACATTTTGAGAATAAAGAAGATTTGACTGAACAAGTTATTGACTTATCGCTAAAAATGGTTTCGGACAAAATTAGAGCTGCCGTTTATAGCGGAAAAACCATAAAAGGTAAAATATTTGCTTTTTTAGATTTTTATAAAAACCCAATCGAAACTTTTATTTCAGGCGGATGTCCCATATTTAATACCGCTGTAGAATCTGATGATAATTATCCTTTTATAAAGGAAAAAGTTGCCAAAGTATTAAAAAATGGTCAACTGGAATTAACGGCGCTACTTCAGGAAGGAATTAATATTGGTGAGTTTTCTAATAAACTTGATCCTGCCGTTTTTGCTTTTAAATTAGTAGCTTCGGTAGAAGGAGGAATTGTAATGTGCAGAGTTATGAATACAGCAAAACCAATGCAAGGTCTTGTAAAAAGCCTAAAAAATGAATTAGAGCAATATGTGATTTGA
- a CDS encoding DUF4982 domain-containing protein yields MKLIFKSVLFLFLLVFSSGKIMSQSTTVVLKDNWRFSKEVKGDAFSVDFDASKWEKVSVPHDWAIYGPFDKKWDIQTGIIEQNGEKEATEKTGRTGALPHIGTGWYRNKFSLPEFKKGKKALLIFEGAMSEPQVYLNGKKIGNWGYGYSYFYIDITNDLKVGSENVLAVKLTNLPFSSRWYPGAGLYRKVSIVVKEEESFTQWGTSITTPEMKDNNAVVDIKAEVLGSNTSMVTEIKDASNNVVATQKDTEIKDGKFHQVMSVVNPHLWSPETPYLYTATTKLYAADGTLKDEQNIKFGIRFIKYEPNTGFSLNGKVTKFKGVCLHHDLGPLGAAVNKAALRRQLTILKDLGCNAIRSSHNMPSFEQLELADEMGFMFLAESFDEWAKPKVENGYHRFFEEYAEKDIVNLVRATRNHPCIVMWSSGNEVPDQWGAEGVKRARWLQDIFHREDPTRPVTVGMDQVKATMESGFGALLDVPGLNYRVHLYEEAYKSFPQGFILGSETASTVSSRGIYKFPVVQAKNKEYDDFQSSSYDLEACSWSNVPDEDFVLQDDKPWVIGEFVWTGFDYLGEPTPYDEKWPSRSSYFGISDLAGLPKDRFYLYRSRWNKTDKTLHILPHWNWKGREGEITPVFVYTNYDSAELFVNGKSMGIQKKNNSTPQNRYRLMWNDVKYEPGTVKVVAFDSNGKIAAESEVKTAGDAYKIVLEADRQTIKADGEDISFVTVSVVDKNGIPCPTAINELQFKVTGAATYRAACNGDATSLEIFHENKMKLFSGKLVVLVKAIKTPGAIQLEVTGKGLQKGKINLKSEL; encoded by the coding sequence ATGAAATTAATTTTTAAATCAGTATTATTCTTATTTCTACTTGTTTTTTCGTCAGGAAAAATAATGTCACAATCCACTACTGTTGTTTTAAAAGATAACTGGCGCTTTTCTAAAGAAGTAAAAGGAGATGCTTTTTCTGTAGATTTTGATGCTTCAAAATGGGAAAAAGTTAGTGTTCCTCACGATTGGGCAATTTACGGACCTTTTGACAAAAAATGGGACATTCAGACCGGTATCATTGAGCAGAATGGCGAAAAAGAAGCGACTGAAAAAACGGGACGTACCGGAGCACTTCCGCATATTGGAACGGGTTGGTATCGCAATAAATTTTCGCTTCCGGAATTTAAAAAAGGAAAGAAAGCACTTCTTATTTTCGAAGGCGCAATGAGCGAACCTCAGGTTTATTTGAATGGAAAAAAAATAGGAAATTGGGGTTATGGATACAGCTATTTTTATATCGATATTACCAACGATCTTAAAGTAGGTTCAGAAAATGTATTGGCTGTAAAATTGACCAATTTGCCATTTTCTTCAAGATGGTATCCGGGTGCAGGTCTTTATAGAAAAGTTAGTATCGTAGTAAAAGAAGAGGAAAGTTTCACGCAATGGGGAACTTCTATTACTACTCCTGAAATGAAAGATAATAATGCTGTTGTAGATATTAAAGCTGAGGTTCTTGGCAGTAATACGTCAATGGTAACTGAAATAAAAGATGCAAGTAATAATGTAGTAGCAACGCAAAAAGATACAGAAATTAAGGATGGAAAATTCCATCAAGTAATGTCAGTTGTAAACCCTCATTTATGGAGTCCTGAAACGCCTTATTTATATACTGCGACAACCAAATTATACGCAGCCGACGGAACTTTAAAAGACGAACAAAACATAAAATTTGGTATAAGATTTATAAAATACGAACCAAACACAGGATTTAGTCTAAATGGTAAAGTGACCAAATTTAAAGGAGTTTGTCTTCATCATGATTTAGGACCACTTGGCGCGGCGGTAAACAAAGCGGCACTTCGCAGACAATTGACGATTCTAAAAGATTTGGGATGTAACGCAATCAGAAGTTCTCATAATATGCCTTCTTTTGAGCAGCTTGAATTGGCTGACGAAATGGGATTTATGTTTCTTGCTGAAAGTTTTGACGAATGGGCAAAGCCAAAAGTAGAAAACGGATATCACCGCTTTTTTGAAGAATACGCAGAAAAAGACATCGTAAATTTAGTGAGAGCCACAAGAAATCATCCTTGTATTGTAATGTGGAGTTCAGGAAATGAAGTTCCGGATCAATGGGGAGCTGAAGGGGTAAAACGTGCCAGATGGTTACAGGACATTTTTCACCGTGAAGATCCTACAAGACCCGTGACTGTTGGTATGGATCAGGTAAAAGCAACTATGGAATCTGGCTTTGGAGCTTTGCTCGATGTTCCGGGATTAAATTATAGAGTTCATCTTTATGAAGAAGCATATAAATCATTCCCCCAAGGATTTATATTAGGATCAGAAACAGCTTCAACGGTTAGTTCAAGAGGAATTTATAAGTTTCCTGTAGTGCAGGCAAAGAATAAAGAATACGATGATTTTCAATCTTCTTCTTATGATCTTGAAGCTTGTAGCTGGTCAAATGTTCCTGATGAAGATTTCGTTCTTCAGGATGACAAACCGTGGGTTATTGGAGAATTTGTCTGGACAGGTTTTGATTATTTAGGAGAACCAACGCCTTATGATGAAAAATGGCCGTCAAGAAGTTCTTATTTTGGAATATCAGATTTGGCGGGACTTCCTAAAGATCGTTTTTATCTTTACAGAAGCAGATGGAATAAGACCGATAAAACGCTTCACATATTACCACATTGGAATTGGAAAGGAAGAGAAGGCGAAATTACTCCGGTTTTCGTATACACAAATTACGACAGCGCTGAGCTTTTTGTAAATGGAAAAAGTATGGGAATTCAGAAGAAAAACAATTCAACTCCACAAAACCGTTATCGTTTAATGTGGAATGATGTTAAATATGAACCTGGAACTGTAAAAGTTGTAGCTTTTGATTCGAATGGAAAAATAGCAGCAGAAAGCGAAGTGAAAACTGCCGGAGATGCATATAAAATTGTACTTGAAGCAGATCGTCAAACTATCAAAGCTGATGGCGAAGATATTTCTTTTGTAACAGTTTCGGTAGTAGATAAAAACGGAATTCCGTGTCCAACGGCAATCAATGAATTACAATTTAAAGTTACTGGCGCAGCAACTTACAGAGCAGCGTGTAATGGAGATGCAACATCATTAGAAATATTTCACGAAAATAAAATGAAGCTTTTCAGCGGTAAATTGGTGGTTTTGGTTAAAGCGATTAAAACTCCGGGCGCAATCCAATTGGAAGTTACAGGAAAAGGACTTCAGAAAGGGAAGATTAATTTAAAATCTGAACTTTAA
- a CDS encoding M23 family metallopeptidase yields the protein MKLIKATAYTFTFTLILLLISCADTLIGDDGKLDEDIYLNYKTKTTLELPFDGEWYIVAGGKTLEQNHHFAPHRHQRYALDIVQVINGKGFSGDGTKNEDYYCFGKRLNAPGDGKIVAVVNNVEDNVPGVLNTKQVWGNYIIIDHLNGEFSCMVHFKKGTIIVKEGDTVIRGQMVGQVGNSGNSYGPHLHYHLQTTSYLWNAVGLPMQFSNYYADTVFKERGEPVTGQRIKKE from the coding sequence ATGAAACTTATCAAAGCTACAGCTTACACTTTTACTTTTACATTGATTCTTTTATTGATCTCTTGCGCTGATACATTAATTGGCGATGATGGCAAGTTAGACGAAGATATTTACCTGAATTACAAAACAAAAACCACATTAGAATTGCCTTTTGATGGTGAATGGTATATCGTTGCAGGAGGAAAAACTTTAGAACAAAATCATCATTTTGCACCTCATCGTCATCAAAGATATGCGCTGGATATTGTTCAGGTAATAAATGGAAAAGGATTTTCAGGAGACGGAACCAAAAATGAAGATTATTATTGTTTCGGAAAACGTTTAAATGCGCCCGGAGACGGAAAAATCGTTGCCGTTGTAAATAATGTCGAAGACAATGTCCCAGGAGTTCTTAACACAAAACAAGTTTGGGGAAACTATATTATAATTGATCATTTAAATGGAGAGTTTTCGTGTATGGTTCATTTCAAAAAAGGTACTATAATAGTAAAGGAAGGAGATACTGTAATCAGAGGTCAAATGGTTGGTCAGGTTGGAAATAGTGGTAATTCTTACGGACCACACCTTCATTATCATTTACAAACAACATCATATCTTTGGAATGCCGTTGGACTTCCTATGCAATTCTCGAACTATTATGCTGATACTGTTTTTAAAGAAAGAGGAGAACCTGTTACTGGTCAAAGAATTAAGAAAGAGTAG
- a CDS encoding glycosyl hydrolase 53 family protein yields the protein MKKSLKIVSFLMLIGVAFTSCKPKMISEKNSFSNGADVGWLPQMEATGYKFYDADGSQKDCLQLLKDRGINTIRLRVWVNPNDDKASGHCSPEETVVMAVRAQKMGMRIMIDFHYSDSWADPGKQKKPAAWEKHSFPELLTDVYQHTYDVLKMLKKAGVTPEWVQVGNEIPGGMLWPEGSTDNFKQLAQLLDKGYEATKAVDPKIKVIVHLDEGNKSEKFRWFFDKATENKVKYDVIGLSYYPYWIKTDYQSTILDLENNLKDMASRYNKEVMVVEVGGDFEQVQNTKEMLEATIKAVKSVPNNKGLGVIYWEPQGEKSWSGYQLNAWLSDGKPSPALDAFKN from the coding sequence ATGAAAAAATCACTTAAAATTGTTTCTTTTTTAATGCTAATTGGTGTTGCTTTTACTTCATGTAAACCAAAAATGATTAGCGAAAAAAACTCCTTTTCAAACGGAGCAGATGTTGGCTGGCTGCCGCAAATGGAAGCAACTGGTTATAAATTTTATGATGCAGACGGTTCTCAAAAGGACTGTCTGCAATTATTAAAAGACCGCGGAATAAATACCATTCGTTTGCGTGTTTGGGTAAATCCAAATGATGATAAAGCAAGCGGACATTGCAGTCCCGAAGAAACTGTTGTAATGGCTGTTCGTGCTCAAAAAATGGGAATGCGAATTATGATCGATTTTCATTACAGCGATTCTTGGGCAGATCCCGGAAAACAAAAAAAACCTGCTGCATGGGAAAAACATTCTTTTCCAGAATTGTTAACCGATGTTTATCAGCATACTTATGACGTCTTGAAAATGTTGAAAAAAGCCGGAGTAACTCCGGAATGGGTTCAGGTTGGAAATGAAATTCCAGGTGGAATGCTTTGGCCGGAAGGCAGTACAGATAATTTCAAACAATTAGCGCAATTGCTTGATAAAGGATACGAAGCGACAAAAGCGGTTGATCCAAAGATTAAAGTAATTGTTCATTTGGACGAAGGAAATAAAAGCGAAAAATTCAGATGGTTTTTTGATAAAGCCACAGAAAATAAGGTGAAATATGATGTAATAGGATTGTCGTATTATCCATATTGGATCAAAACCGATTATCAAAGCACGATTTTAGATTTAGAAAATAATCTAAAAGATATGGCTTCACGTTACAACAAAGAAGTTATGGTTGTTGAAGTTGGTGGAGATTTTGAACAAGTACAAAACACCAAAGAAATGCTTGAAGCTACTATAAAAGCGGTAAAAAGCGTACCTAATAATAAAGGTTTAGGAGTTATTTATTGGGAACCACAAGGCGAAAAAAGCTGGAGCGGTTATCAACTTAATGCCTGGCTTTCTGACGGAAAACCTTCGCCGGCATTGGATGCTTTCAAAAATTAA
- a CDS encoding SDR family NAD(P)-dependent oxidoreductase, with protein MNIKGKTILITGGGSGIGLESAKQFLAEGAKVIITGRNLAKLEAAKKLLPSLIIIKSDVENEEDTKALFDKVISLGGIDILYNNAGVGSPALNLGIANDQILKNAVYEMNVNYFGVIRLNNLFINMLKSRKEAAIINTTSILSLVPALEEPTYAPTKTALSFYTRTLRKNLEILKSNVKVFELLPPVVATEMTANRNDKKITPEQLVKALISGIKKDQFTIRVGDAKSLYIVSRFFPKLAFNLVNPKKIYASLKQ; from the coding sequence ATGAATATCAAAGGAAAAACGATATTGATTACCGGAGGTGGATCCGGAATTGGACTGGAATCTGCAAAACAATTTTTAGCCGAAGGAGCAAAAGTTATTATTACAGGTAGAAATTTAGCAAAATTAGAAGCAGCAAAAAAGTTATTGCCATCCTTAATAATTATTAAAAGTGATGTTGAAAATGAAGAAGATACTAAGGCACTTTTCGATAAAGTGATTTCTTTGGGCGGAATCGATATTTTGTATAACAACGCTGGAGTTGGAAGTCCGGCGCTTAACCTTGGAATTGCAAACGATCAAATCCTGAAAAATGCAGTTTATGAAATGAATGTCAATTATTTTGGTGTTATAAGATTGAATAACCTTTTTATAAACATGCTAAAATCACGAAAAGAAGCTGCGATAATCAATACAACTTCGATTTTGAGTTTGGTTCCGGCTCTTGAAGAACCAACTTATGCACCAACCAAAACGGCTTTGAGTTTTTATACGAGAACGCTTAGAAAGAATTTAGAGATTTTGAAAAGCAACGTAAAAGTATTCGAATTGCTTCCTCCGGTTGTCGCAACAGAAATGACAGCGAACAGAAATGATAAGAAAATCACACCGGAACAATTGGTAAAAGCACTTATTTCGGGAATTAAAAAAGATCAATTTACAATTAGAGTTGGTGATGCAAAATCGCTTTATATCGTAAGCAGATTTTTTCCAAAGTTAGCTTTCAATTTAGTGAATCCTAAAAAGATATATGCAAGCCTAAAACAATAA
- a CDS encoding SDR family NAD(P)-dependent oxidoreductase: MKTSGNTIFISGGSAGIGLAIAKKLNAAGNKIIINGRNSERLENALKQLDNAVAIQGDLSIESDRIRIAKQLKEDYPDVNIIINNAGAAFSYLLNETLNAHEKAAIEMNTNYLSVIHFTELLLPHLIQKAEAAIVNISSIAVFGSHKLVPTYGATKAALHSYTVALRYTYEEEKNLQIYEVYPPLVNTEFSAEIGGANGIPPEEVSDELFIALEKSQFDVPVGDSKQFFK; the protein is encoded by the coding sequence ATGAAAACATCAGGAAATACAATATTCATCAGTGGCGGAAGCGCAGGAATAGGATTAGCAATAGCAAAAAAGCTAAATGCAGCAGGAAATAAAATAATCATAAACGGACGTAATAGTGAACGTCTTGAAAATGCATTAAAACAATTGGATAATGCAGTAGCAATACAAGGCGATTTGTCTATAGAATCTGATCGAATTCGTATTGCAAAACAATTAAAAGAAGATTATCCAGATGTGAATATCATCATCAATAATGCTGGCGCAGCTTTTAGTTATCTTTTAAATGAAACTTTAAATGCACACGAAAAAGCAGCTATAGAAATGAATACAAACTATTTAAGTGTAATTCATTTTACGGAACTTTTATTGCCTCATCTTATACAAAAAGCAGAAGCTGCAATAGTAAATATTTCGTCTATCGCTGTTTTTGGCAGTCATAAATTAGTGCCTACTTATGGCGCTACAAAAGCCGCATTACACAGTTATACCGTTGCGTTGCGATATACCTATGAAGAAGAAAAAAATCTTCAGATTTATGAAGTTTATCCTCCGTTGGTAAATACAGAATTCTCGGCAGAAATTGGCGGAGCAAATGGAATTCCACCGGAAGAAGTTTCAGATGAATTATTTATTGCTCTTGAAAAAAGTCAGTTTGATGTTCCGGTAGGAGATTCTAAGCAATTTTTTAAATAA
- a CDS encoding NADP-dependent oxidoreductase codes for MKAFIINKYSKNGTLEFADMPVPELKDNDVLVDVYAAGINLLDSKIKTGEFKLILPYKLPLILGHDVAGIITKVGKNVKNFKVGDEVYSRPSDHRIGTFAESIAINEKDVALKPKNLSMEEAASIPLVALTAWQVLVEKANIKQGQKVFIQAGSGGVGTIAIQLAKHLGATIATTASAKSFDLLEKLGADVIVDYKNSDFENRLSNYDVVLNSQDQKTLEKSLRILKSGGKLISISGPPTPDFAKEIKAPWFVKIVLSLLSSGIRKKASNKNVDYSFLFMKANGEQLSKITTLIESGIIKPVLDKVFPFEETNEALSYVESGRAKGKVVIKIK; via the coding sequence ATGAAAGCATTTATAATTAATAAATACAGCAAAAACGGAACTTTAGAATTTGCAGATATGCCTGTTCCTGAGTTAAAAGACAACGATGTTTTAGTTGATGTTTATGCAGCAGGAATAAACCTGTTAGATTCTAAAATAAAGACAGGAGAATTCAAACTTATTTTGCCCTATAAACTTCCTTTGATTTTAGGACACGACGTAGCCGGAATTATTACGAAAGTTGGAAAAAACGTAAAGAATTTTAAAGTTGGCGATGAGGTTTATTCCCGTCCGTCAGATCATCGCATTGGTACGTTTGCCGAATCAATCGCTATAAATGAAAAAGATGTTGCACTAAAACCAAAGAATCTTTCGATGGAAGAAGCCGCTTCAATTCCGTTAGTGGCTTTGACAGCGTGGCAAGTTTTGGTAGAAAAAGCAAATATAAAACAGGGACAAAAAGTATTTATTCAGGCTGGTTCCGGAGGAGTTGGGACAATCGCTATTCAGTTGGCAAAACATTTAGGAGCTACGATTGCGACAACGGCAAGTGCCAAAAGTTTTGATTTACTCGAAAAACTTGGAGCCGATGTTATTGTTGATTATAAGAACAGTGATTTCGAAAACCGACTAAGTAATTACGATGTTGTATTGAATAGTCAGGATCAAAAAACACTCGAAAAATCATTAAGAATATTAAAATCGGGCGGAAAACTAATTTCGATTTCAGGACCGCCAACGCCAGATTTTGCAAAAGAAATTAAAGCGCCGTGGTTTGTAAAAATAGTTCTTTCGTTGCTAAGTTCCGGTATTCGTAAAAAAGCATCTAATAAAAATGTAGACTATTCTTTCTTATTTATGAAAGCGAATGGTGAGCAATTAAGCAAAATCACAACACTTATAGAATCAGGAATTATTAAACCGGTTTTAGATAAAGTTTTCCCTTTCGAAGAAACAAATGAAGCTTTATCTTATGTAGAAAGTGGTCGCGCCAAAGGTAAAGTTGTTATTAAAATAAAGTAA